From the Musa acuminata AAA Group cultivar baxijiao chromosome BXJ3-1, Cavendish_Baxijiao_AAA, whole genome shotgun sequence genome, the window gtttaaaaGCTAAAAAGAAAATATCTAATCTCGTTAATCATACTCATGCTTATCTTTTATAATCGATCTTCCTCTAAATATTTACGATTAtaaaatgatctttgtaataaaaatattttggttcaaaaaatattttttattttcatgtcattgatatgataaattcatTAGTTGGATTTTTCGTCATTAATAGATGAGAGATATTAGCTAATTTGGTTAGTAATATTTTCATAGTTTATTATACGATCCTTAGCTCGAATTTTATCTATGTCATTTATcttttatattatataaaaaaaaaaaaattaattttagtatATCTTATAATGAActaataagaaaaagaaatatcGTATCAATTTGGGATGGAAATCAGAATTAAACTCTTTTTGCTTAAAAAAGACAAACAAATTGCTCTtagaaatcaataaaaaaaacgcTTTAAATGAGTCCACGAAGTCAACATTTGTGAACGCCGCATTCCATCGAAACGAAGTCATCCATTGTGAGACTCGAAGGTTGACCGGTCCTTcttgtctcctcttcctcccaTTGGAGACTTCGGCCGGTGAATTAAAGCCCCGCCTGTGGCAAACATGGCGCCGTGTCAGCTCCATTTCTTTGACTCACTAAGCTTCACAAACGAGTGAATGTGAACAACCATTGTTGACCTCGATGTCTATCCTTAGCTCCATTTTGTCTCTTTGTTATGGGAACCCAAACCAAGTCATTCATGTTCCCACATCCGGACACTGTTTTGACTCGTTTGGAACAATAGGAATCTCTTTTAGATGATCGAGAATTCATTCAAACGatattgatattatatatatatatatatatgatttatgatgaagaaaaaaaaattcttgatttAGTTATTGATCAAATTGTATTAATTCCGATTCATAGTAAATATTTATCGACAATTAACTATTGTTATTAAATCATTAAAACATCATGATTAATTTACTTACGATACTTAGTTGAGACGAATATTCTTTACTTATTATAATACAATCACTTATACCGGTCGGAAGACCTCGTTCAATTATTTTTACACCGAAAACATTAGCTCGATGATAATGTATTTGATACACTTTCGAAGAATACAAATTTTACGTCTAAaaaaatttgagaaaaaaaaagctaCTGTAGTAGCATATACCATCATTACTCAAAACAGGACTAAACTCTAGTCTTTGATGAAGAACAGAATCTAAAGACTCCAAGAAACCTACTTAGAATGCCAAAGCAAAGACAGAGAAATTTCTacctcaaaagaaaagaagaaaaaaagaaataaaaagacaGCTCATAATGCCATTTGAGTCTTCTCTGGAGTTGTTGCTGTCGACCTTAAATAATAACTTGGCACCATGGCACGTTGGGTTGGAGGGTATAAATACCACTCTCTATCCATTGGTTGTGATGGAAAGCaagagagaggagaagagaggcaaGAGTGGTAACTTCTCCGAGATGGTGAGAGCTCCTTGCTGTGAGAAGATGGGTCTGAAGAAGGGGCCATGGACAGCAGAAGAAGACCAGGTTCTGGTTGCCTACATACAGCAGCATGGTCATGAGAACTGGCGCGCTCTCCCCAAACGAGCAGGTAATCCTATCTACTTCACTTTGTGTGTTCTTCACCTGAGGGAAGCAGTCTTATTGTTCGATGTTTTCCGTCAAAGAAATATAGAGCTGATACTGCTCGAGTCCCGTAACATGGTCGGACTCCTTTGAACTTCAGGGCTGCTGAGGTGTGGGAAGAGTTGCAGGCTTCGGTGGACGAACTATCTCCGTCCTGATATCAAGAGAGGGAACTTTaccaaggaagaagaggaggccatCATCAAATTGCATGAAATGCTTGGCAATAGGTAAGCTTCAGTAATTTTGTGCACCGGGTTTGATTCAGTGAAGAAACATAGAAAAGAGAAGGATTTATTGTTCAGCGTTTTGTGTTTACCAGTCTTAGATTTTACTTGAAAGAAATTAAGCTACCATAAAAATGGATCAAGCAagcaagaagcagaagaagagctGTGCTTGTCAGGTTTGGTCTGCAACATTAGATGGGCAATAAAACAGTAAAAGCGTCCAATTCCAAAAGATTCCATTTTGTTTAGCCTTTTGCCGACTATTGTGGTCTTCCAAGTTGATGAAATTTGTTCGACACATCTTTcgatatcacaaaaatcattttcTTCATCTTGGAGTTTGTCGGCCCATATAAAAATTCTACCTTTGTTCTTGTCAAGTTTGGTTTGCAACGTAAATTGGGCAAATAAAAGCAGTGAAAGCATCCAAAAGATTCTTAGTCTTTATCAACAGCTATTGTAGTCTTCCAGGTTGATGAAACCTATTCGGCACAATGTCCGATGCCACATGAATCATTTTTATTCACTTGGAGTTTGTCAGCTTCTACAAAAGTTTAAGAGATTACATGTGTGATGACATCTATAGCATCCATCGATCACCATTTACAAGATTGTTGTTGTTTTGTCTGCAGATGGTCAGCAATCGCAGCGAGGCTGCCTGGAAGAACAGACAATGAGATCAAGAATGTATGGCACACCCACCTGAAGAAACGAGTTAAACCGAATCAGACAGTCCAAGAATCCAAGCGAAGGAGCCGAAGTGATGTAGTAGCAACACGGTCAGGTGCTAAAGCCATCGACTTTCAAGCATTACAAGCTGCAACGCGACCAAAATTAGAGAGCCCGACTCCTCTTCCTGTGTCCCTAGAACAGTCCTACAGCGAGATCTCATCCTCTGTCACCATTTCGTCTAATAATAAGAGGGGAGAAACTAACAGTGCAGGGATTAAGGAAGAAGTTGTGGTTTCTTCAGCTCATCAATTCTCAGACATCGATCAGAACTTCTGGTTGGACGATTCCTTCGCGTCATTCTGCTCATCCAGTAACAAAGATGATGATGGAATAGACTTTTGGTTGCAGGTGTTCATGGAAGCTGGACACCTCGAGGAATTGCCTGAGATCTGAAATCACAGGAATCTCATACTTTTCATTTACATTTTCTACTGATGTAAGGTTAGGACCTGAAAACagagatattttgtagataatttcTTTTGTCATTTACCACAGGGAGAGACTCAAGATAGTATAATCATGACAGACTGCAGATGAAAGAGATCAACATTTTTAAGGGATCTTTGAACAAGTGCAATTTAATCCAGAGGTCATTGCTTTTGCCATCTAACAATTCTGCCTGTGGTGTGCCTGTGATATTGCCAGTGTAAATAAATTGTGGAAATGATTGCTCATTTGTGTTTTACTGAAACCATAAAATTTAATGTTTGTATAAAGATTATATTAGCAGAAAATTTATTGAGCTACCATCCCCAGTAGTTATGGTAAATGTAAATATAATTTCAGCTTGTTAATATCTTAGAATATTATCCTTCAACCTCTAATCAAAACAAAGTTTGATTCCAAGTAATTATCTTGGCAATTATGATGTCATTTAAGGATGTCTATGAGTTATCTTGGTAAATGTGGAGACTCATTAGAGAAATGTGTTTGTTCTTAAATGTATTCAACTTAGCATTATCCTCAACTTGTATAAATTGGTGAAACATATGTTCCATGGATTGGAAAGGACATGAGCAAAAAGACATCAACTCTATCATCCCCACCAATCTTCCTGATGTTAAACTAATATGTTCTGTCAAAACTTTAATGAACACACAATAAAATATATCATACTGCTTTCGCAAGTCCTCAAAGATGATCATTTCAAACATCATCTGTTTTCACGGCTTGTTTAGCCGTCGCACCCTCTTTTGGAACCTCTTTTCCTTCCTTGTGACTAACCTAATCCAACCAAAAGAACATCTAAGCCTTTATCACCAATTCAAAGTTGCAGCTTTTCTTTTAGCTAAATGCAAAGTTCAGCTTTGAGTGTGCCTCTGCGAAAAGCAAAAGATTTAGAGGATCTAAAGATATTGTAGTTTTAGGAAGTGAGTGCATCAGAGTCTCTCTTCCATCATAATCTCTGGATTGTATATTACGTCCATCATCTAAAAGCAGGCACGAGGTTAAAGACGAGCACAGCTCGCCTTCCATTTCAAGCACGTCACTGTCTCCGCTCCACCATGAAAAGTGGGAGCACTGATTCCCATTTTTCTTCTCAGGACTCCAATCACAGAATTCCAAGACTGACTTCTCCGGCCTACAACCATTGATCTCCTGAAAACAATCTGCCCTTTCCATTGATCTCGTGAAAACAATTCTACCGAATTTGACATCGGAATTAGATCGATTATATAGACAGTTTCGATTACGATTTTAGATTTGAAATGCTAATCATTACACCATGGAACGTATTTGTGTTTTGATCATTTGTTCTTAGTCGATTCCAACTTCCAAGAACCACAATCAAAGTGCGTGGTCTCGGTTCCAATTAGATTCGGAACCATCAAACTATTGATCAGATTCTATTCCGATTCCAAATCGATTTAATTCTAATTCGATTCAAATAATCGAATCAACCTATGTTTTCTTGTATTTGATGTTTTGGTGGAGTTGCTATGTCACACTTAGACTTTGGCATGGAAATTGACGAGGGAAAGTGTAACTCGTCGATCATACACACACGTCGGTGCTTCCCACACCGGTAAGGCCGCCCGAAAGAGCATCCACGCCGCCACACGGGTGATGCCTTCCTTGGAAAGGCCTTCCCATATTGATGCTATCCACATGCAGAAAGAATAAGGTGCAAATCCAAAACACATGATgtagaaataatttaatttatatattatttgaattttttttattaatttagagatattttacatatgataTAAGTTGTCATGCCTATTCAAgtcagtaaataaataaatatagaaaaaagaagaaattaaatttgttattgatttaagatttaaaaattttatctctacaaatataattttttattaatcaataatattttttttaaatcatttttaaaattaagtcaagaatattatattttttaaaggaaagagaatattaaatatttaatttgatatgattgtaattatttttatttttttattttgatacttAGCCTATAAAAAGGACTAAAACATTACAATGGATAACTAAAAATTGATCAATAAATTATGTTGTTCGCATGTGTTAGTGGTACGAGACCAAATAAAACgaaatgatttcatcgtcaaCTTGAGAAACTTATGAAGGTATGAGACCTTCATCTTGAGAGTACTCTCTATGAGTTATAACaatttatcttttgattattattattctcaTCTTTCTagtccataatatatatatatatatatatatatatatatatatatatttatgtatgtatcatAACTTATTCCCTATTAAAGTCTAAaacgataatattatttttcaacgCAATCATAACTTATTCCATCACTTACATATTTGAGGAGTAGATCCTCATATCTACTCCTCTTTCCCTATTAAGATCATCGCTTATTTCAATCACTTTATTGGGTACAAAAGATCGAGGGAGCATTAGCTTTCCTCATATTGTATATAGTTAGATTCAGTCATTTTGATAGAAACTCTATTTGTTTAGATATGCTAACCTTTATAGGTTGCTGGGCTCTCCTCACACTAGAACACTGTTGGAAGCAAATATCTTTTTTTAGCATAGATGGAttcataatatataattttttttacttaaaataaatttataaaaataaaaaaattattagatgaaATGATGTATATAATACCTAGACATAGGTTCGAGTTTGAAACCTATGTAATAATGTACTAACCAATAATGCTCAGATCCGAGTTTGAAACATATCACTTGTATAATAATGTACTAACCAACTCAGATGTctcaataaagattaaaaaataataataatatcacttATATTGATTACTATGCAAATAATTTAagagaaaataatatttatataacgtGTGAGATTTTTAAGGGAGTTAGTAAAATTATAGATCATACTCTTATATTTTACTGGTATTGtcactttttttaatttttttcgaaATGAAATTCGTCATCCCATTTTtcactttttttaataaaaaatctcaatcACCctcttttagataaaaataaagaataaaaaattgatataatCAAATCAAATGGGCAATTAAGATTGAAAACGGAAGTGTGATGTATGGTTTT encodes:
- the LOC103978116 gene encoding transcription factor MYB30, whose protein sequence is MESKREEKRGKSGNFSEMVRAPCCEKMGLKKGPWTAEEDQVLVAYIQQHGHENWRALPKRAGLLRCGKSCRLRWTNYLRPDIKRGNFTKEEEEAIIKLHEMLGNRWSAIAARLPGRTDNEIKNVWHTHLKKRVKPNQTVQESKRRSRSDVVATRSGAKAIDFQALQAATRPKLESPTPLPVSLEQSYSEISSSVTISSNNKRGETNSAGIKEEVVVSSAHQFSDIDQNFWLDDSFASFCSSSNKDDDGIDFWLQVFMEAGHLEELPEI